The Polycladomyces subterraneus genome includes a region encoding these proteins:
- a CDS encoding glycerol-3-phosphate acyltransferase — MRALIIALVAYGIGMFPFYGWWVGRRINGKVIMHTGPLQDVVLWVVLEMTKGALAVLIGLVMGGWFGASVAALMVVVGRLYPVVPAFRSGGGTAVAAGALFVLSPMLIVVGILIYLVSLLLTRYLGISTLLTTVAVMILSV; from the coding sequence ATGAGAGCACTCATCATTGCACTTGTCGCCTATGGGATCGGCATGTTCCCCTTTTACGGGTGGTGGGTGGGAAGACGGATCAATGGGAAAGTGATCATGCATACCGGTCCTTTGCAGGATGTGGTGCTGTGGGTAGTGCTGGAAATGACCAAAGGTGCCTTGGCTGTGCTGATCGGGTTGGTGATGGGCGGATGGTTTGGTGCCAGCGTAGCGGCATTGATGGTGGTGGTGGGCCGATTGTATCCGGTTGTCCCCGCTTTTCGCAGTGGTGGGGGAACGGCGGTGGCAGCCGGAGCGCTGTTCGTGTTGAGTCCGATGCTGATAGTGGTGGGCATTTTGATTTATTTGGTCAGTTTGTTGCTGACGCGGTATCTGGGGATCTCGACCTTGCTGACCACTGTAGCTGTGATGATTCTATCAGTG